Within the Sarcophilus harrisii chromosome 2, mSarHar1.11, whole genome shotgun sequence genome, the region AGGAGGAGGTGCTGGAAGTTGAGGCGGCTTTCGAGAAGCACCCACGCAGGAAGAAGCGCCCCCCGGTTAGGTTGGTGCCCAAGGTGAAGTTTGAGAAGGCAGacgaggaggacgaggaggaagaCGTGTATGAGGTGTCCGTGCCAGCTGACGGCCGGCCCGAGGCTCCGGGAGAGCCCCCTGAGGAGACCACCTGTGAGGGCATGGTACAGAGCAGCTCGGTCAAGATGATCGACCTCAGCACCTTCGGCCGCAAGTCCCGGCACTCCCGGCACCTGCAGCGGGCTTCCCGGCAGGAGCTGGACGGGGCGGCGTACACCCCTCACTTTCCAGACCCCACTCCAGAAGGCTACCCTGAGCCTAACATGGTGCTGACCCGGGCCGGGTCCGAAGCCATGCGCCAGGAGTGCGGCTTTGAGCCCCACATGACCTCCCTGAGCGATGCCGAGGCGCCCGCCCCCGAGTCACCGGAGCCCGTGAAGAACGACCAGGGCTTCGTGTGGCAGGACCCCGGGGAGTTTGAGGCCGACCCGGCCGGCTCGACCACGGACCACCACAAGAAGGCCCAGCTGGACCGGCTGGACATCAACGTGCAGATCGACGACTCCTACCTGGTGGAGGCCGGCGACCGGCAGAAGCGCTGGCAGTGCCGCATGTGTGAGAAGTCCTACACCTCCAAGTACAACCTGGTGACCCACATCCTGGGCCACAACGGCATCAAGCCGCACTCCTGCCCGCACTGCAGCAAGCTCTTCAAGCAGCCGAGCCACCTGCAGACCCACCTGCTGACCCACCAGGGCACACGGCCCCACAAGTGCGAGGTCTGCCACAAGGCCTTCACGCAGACCAGCCACCTCAAGCGGCACATGCTGCTGCACACCGACATCAAGCCCTACAGCTGCCACTTCTGCGGCCGGGGCTTCGCCTACCCCAGCGAGCTCAAGGCCCACGAGGTCAAGCACGAGAACGGGCGCTGCCACGTCTGCGTCGAGTGCGGCCTGGACTTCTCCACCCTGACCCAGCTCAAGCGGCACCTCTCCACCCACCAGGGCCCCACCCTGTACCAGTGCCTCGAGTGCAACAAGTCCTTCCACTACCGCAGCCAGCTACAGAACCACATGCTCAAGCACCAGAACGTGAGGCCCTTCGTCTGCACCGAGTGCGGCATGGAGTTCAGCCAGATCCACCACCTCAAGCAGCACTCGCTCACTCACAAGGTAACGGGCTCGGTCCGGGTGTCCGCGGCCTCGGGGTCGCCACCGGGGGCAGCCTTGGCGGAAAGGCGGGTCGGGAGAGAGCGGCTCTGGGTCCCGCTCATAGAGATGTGGGAGCCGGTGACCGTGGGCCCGCCCTGCTTCCCGGGGAGGCCCAGGGCATCTGCTGGGATTCTCCTCCCAGGTGGGGTGCAGAGTTGTGATCAGAGCAAGGGCTTTGTCCCACAGTCACAACCCCAAACTGAATAAACTCAAAATAATGATAAGCAACGCTACAGTTGCACATTTCCCTTAAAAAGCAACAATTGCATATTTATGTAGTAATACCGTGTTCACATTCTGTGTGTATATAGAAACATATGCACATCTGTACACATAAAATCATAAACTCCTGGAAGCACGGACCGTAGGGTGCCTTTTCAACATTGATTTGACAGAGATCTATGGAGTCTTGTGGTGCTGAGGTGCCTTGGTCTCCTTAGAAGAGCTTCCAGCATAGCCACAAAAGAAGCCATAAATGCATGGAGCACACAGTGGGAAACTGATAAAGTGCTAAACAAGGActgtaattcaattcaacatgcCTTTATTAGGCACCAAGTATGTACCAGGattcagagacaaaaacaaagttGGTCCTGCTGTCACAGATCACGTTCTCTCAGGAGGAGACAGTACATACACAGATCAAACAATACCAAGTCTAAATAAAGTCAATGTCCAGTAATTTTGAGGGGAGGGATGGGAGTACCAAAATGTCCCTAGGGCAAGAATTCTCTGCCCTTTTGGTCTAAATATAGGCTGCACCCCTAAAATGAGATTTCCTGGAAAGAATATGCAGATAGTGATAGAAAAAACATCAATTGTTATCTCCTCAGTTTTCACACAACCAGTATTTGAGTGAAGTATGTGATCTCTGTCTTCACCAATCTTGTGTGTTCCCTCCGGGATCCAGTATATTCTGCTGCTTAGTCCTAAACAGTAGGACTGTTTACTGGGATAATCATCCACGAACATTTATTCCGAGTGTACTCGCTCTGGTGAATGGCATTAAGTCCTGTGGGTGATTTGCAGATGGCAAAGACATGATCTGTGCCCTTGGGAAGATTCCATTTTAAATCTGGAAAGACGGGATGGATAAATAGACATATGACTAAGAAGAAGAACGGGAGAGACCCAGACACACTGTAGGCACCTCATAACTGGGATCCATTCCTCTATCCCCAAAATCTGAAGGCATCCGTACATGCAGGCAGAGGAGCACAAGCTGGTTTGGGTCATGTTGAAAGGGACCCAGAGGAGGGCTTTAGGAGCTGGTGGTTCTGAGAAGTCACCATAACTTTTAGGGTAGCATTTTCCCAGGAGCCTTCACGGCTAAGCCATGTCCCAACAGGCAAGAAGTCTCACAGCTAGGCCTTGACTTCTTGTGGTCGCTGTAGAAGATTCAGCTTCAAATCCCTTTGACTTCACCCCAGCAGGTTCTCAAGTTCCTCCTCTATAAGATAAGAGGGCTAGAAGAGgtagtggcaaggacctggaaactgaatagagatacctatcagttggagaatggctgaataaattgtggtatatgaatattatggaatattattgttctgtaagaaacgaccaac harbors:
- the ZNF710 gene encoding zinc finger protein 710, producing MERFIDSGTQTEAVVVLSLAQAAVLGLVSENELFGATISPEAFYPMLGHELSDTAAVEPEPPDNDYQLECAGAAPGEPPEEEVLEVEAAFEKHPRRKKRPPVRLVPKVKFEKADEEDEEEDVYEVSVPADGRPEAPGEPPEETTCEGMVQSSSVKMIDLSTFGRKSRHSRHLQRASRQELDGAAYTPHFPDPTPEGYPEPNMVLTRAGSEAMRQECGFEPHMTSLSDAEAPAPESPEPVKNDQGFVWQDPGEFEADPAGSTTDHHKKAQLDRLDINVQIDDSYLVEAGDRQKRWQCRMCEKSYTSKYNLVTHILGHNGIKPHSCPHCSKLFKQPSHLQTHLLTHQGTRPHKCEVCHKAFTQTSHLKRHMLLHTDIKPYSCHFCGRGFAYPSELKAHEVKHENGRCHVCVECGLDFSTLTQLKRHLSTHQGPTLYQCLECNKSFHYRSQLQNHMLKHQNVRPFVCTECGMEFSQIHHLKQHSLTHKGVKEFKCEVCGREFTLQANMKRHMLIHTSVRPYQCHICFKTFVQKQTLKTHMIVHSPVKPFKCKVCGKSFNRMYNLLGHMHLHAGSKPFKCPYCSSKFNLKGNLSRHMKVKHGVMDIGLDSQDPMMELTGAEHAELDGPQEMEDYEENSYDYTGVENGTDDNALTEQAMKEMAYYNVL